A single region of the Elizabethkingia sp. JS20170427COW genome encodes:
- a CDS encoding glycoside hydrolase family 27 protein — MNFKLSLLGVLLTTQVFNAQEVKPPIMGWSSWNNFRININEDLIKAQANALISSGLHKVGYQYINIDDGYFKGRDTQGNLLVNEKFPSGMKNLAEYIHSKGLKAGIYSDAGEDTCGSIWDNDKYGFGVGLKGHLTQDARLFFNDWKYDFIKVDWCGGEKLKLDEQKEYTQIIHTVKSINPNITFNICRWKFPGEWAIKLADSWRVSGDISANFNSILHIIDLNRDLYPYSSPGHYNDMDMLQVGRGMSYDEDKSHFSMWCMLNSPLLAGNDLTKMTPETVEILSNKEVIALNQDPLFKQGKRVFADGNIEVWEKELSHHQKAFAILNRGEEAHYTLAASKIKLDAKTKIRDLWQHKNLGKYGASRSFSLPKHGIIVFKTL, encoded by the coding sequence ATGAATTTCAAACTTTCATTATTAGGAGTATTATTGACCACTCAGGTTTTCAATGCTCAAGAGGTGAAACCTCCCATCATGGGATGGAGTAGCTGGAATAATTTTAGAATTAACATTAATGAAGATCTCATCAAAGCACAAGCAAATGCCCTTATTTCATCAGGGCTCCATAAAGTAGGATACCAATACATCAATATTGACGATGGATACTTCAAAGGTCGAGATACACAAGGCAACTTATTGGTGAATGAAAAATTCCCTTCTGGCATGAAAAATTTAGCTGAGTACATCCATAGCAAAGGATTAAAAGCTGGGATTTATTCCGATGCAGGAGAAGATACTTGTGGTTCCATTTGGGATAACGATAAATATGGCTTTGGAGTAGGATTAAAAGGACACCTAACACAGGATGCTCGCCTTTTCTTCAACGATTGGAAATACGACTTCATCAAAGTAGATTGGTGCGGTGGCGAAAAACTGAAACTAGATGAACAGAAAGAATACACCCAAATCATCCATACTGTAAAAAGCATCAACCCTAATATTACCTTCAATATTTGTAGATGGAAATTTCCTGGTGAGTGGGCTATAAAATTGGCAGATTCTTGGAGAGTTTCAGGAGATATTTCGGCCAACTTCAATTCAATTCTTCATATTATCGACCTCAATCGAGATCTTTATCCTTACTCTTCACCTGGACATTACAACGATATGGACATGTTACAAGTCGGCAGAGGGATGAGTTACGATGAAGATAAATCCCACTTCAGTATGTGGTGTATGCTCAATTCTCCACTACTTGCAGGGAACGACCTAACAAAAATGACTCCCGAGACTGTGGAAATCCTCAGCAACAAAGAAGTTATCGCCCTTAACCAAGATCCACTATTTAAACAAGGAAAAAGGGTTTTTGCTGATGGAAATATAGAGGTTTGGGAAAAGGAGCTTAGCCACCATCAAAAAGCTTTTGCCATCCTTAACCGGGGAGAAGAGGCCCATTATACTTTAGCTGCCTCCAAAATCAAGCTAGATGCTAAAACTAAAATAAGAGATCTTTGGCAACATAAAAATTTGGGAAAATATGGAGCGTCTAGAAGTTTTTCTCTTCCCAAACACGGAATTATCGTTTTCAAAACCTTATAA